The genomic stretch gcacatatcataaggccatgtacggataaagttggtatgtagccgtatcctaaagcgcatacgtataatataccttgtgccgagaatgagattcatgccgagagtcaaattccaccaaaattccacttgttggccaatttcggccctcaggtgggcggtcacaggtgggcgcatccacccacctgagtgacccacccatgtgttactaatggttttcagaaagtataaatagctattattatgtttttcattttttcatttatgacactcgggcgttggtgagaagagtaaagaggagagagaaaagaagggaaaaagagaacggagaagaggaaaagggaaggaagaggaagaagaaatggatttaagtggtgccaaggtttgatcttcccattccaatgccggaagagtgatctccaacacgagatatacgtttagaggtgagcgaaggctatattccttaaactttcaccatacccaaataaaacccttgatttaggtagtgtttcttgaggccTTGTAAATCTCCTtcgagatgatgaatctaaggtttaatagatggtctatgtgttgattttgaaggatttgaagaagtgtttacaaggttggagaagcattggtgatttgaagtgattttggggtttttgaaagagttcttgagcaaagaagataagatggcttccattccttaaatctaacttagatctaggctagaatcatcttatgagaccttgaatgtgtggaaaatgggtttggaaaagccccattggATTtttccaaaggttgggaaagggTTTggggaaaatgatatttttctgccaagaccggtgggccaaacgacccgcctgagagggcaagccctcggggccaaccgacgggccgtACCGACGGGCCGTACCAgcgggccgatcggtgggccaacctgcccaccggtcctagtaggccctcggggccaacagATGGGCCCTACTgacgggccgacctacccgtcggtcaggaccggtgggtcacgacaggtgggctgtccgacccacccgagaggctcccaatgtgatttttacgtccgaatggacccaaaacggacgtgcacccttattttaggattctaaacatgattttgtcatcaattcttgataggtttgaccccaaaatggtgaaattctaaccccattcacttatgataggttcaccaaaacttacgcttctcgcactggatctcacccgtaccgggcatgagtctttgtacactacaggtaagtggggagaggaaatTTGGCATTATTTTAAGCATTGTTTGGCATACATTAAATCATAAGattaaccatgtcatcatgcaacttatatgtagcttaaccatcctcatatttttatgccatgtgtgttgtgtttatttcctcaatgtcaaatgatgatgtgctaatgtgatgaatgttgacatcattgtgcataatgcattaatagactagatgccatagtcggcttggacacgagtgcattggtggcccgtggaatgggacgcggttgtactatgcaatcgtactatgtcatataagagcatgcggtttaggattatcatcttcccgtgctacgacccttcccaacaggggttgaggtgttgggttaccatttggggggaagcagtggtcgtggttgtcgggtcactgtggtggttagacatacgtccgaatggtcattaggacagtcagcaaccttggtggtatattcaagagggtaaATCGTACTggttttaaattgttggagtcagcacctttattttctgtcatttacttttatgttgagagccggtagtcggcatgctttacttttccgagtactcatggtgggccttctctgatagccctatgggggtatcgcgggatggacgtcgcagctcgtacccggagtatacgcccactgtggttgtagtagcactataccaaagacttagtaatgttgtttaggtggatgtgatgaaaaatggattgcatagcatatagtggatatggttgtgattgttgtgtggtcctccttttcacttactgagctagtgagctcatcccacgtgtgcacctcttttagatgattttgtaggtcactagcctgaggatcaagggtcaggccccacagtggaattccctaaggaggattggtgggtccccgaggactatgggcacggcacggattgcacgtgcgagggttgtgctgtgggaccacaacagtgactccatacagggttacttttttattcttttgatgatcccttttgtgtacttgatacgtgaattgttattctttttgtgtaaatatcataactgcgggcccatatgtatttatctatgtactataatttgggtattaagtatattggggatatttacaggtaaattaagtcttctgctgaactgttgaacattatcttagtgtgtgtatgctgtggttgagtactgtatcagatgatcttggcaggtttgggttaaccggagttaacctggacaccggtccagttctgtgtgaacggggtgtgacaatggtggtatcagagcgcgatgctctattcattcacagcataccatatagaccccatagaatctataataggaaatgagattgggtaaatgtaaaaactttaaagagttaaaagccaaaggaaGGAAGTAGTAATCATGGTTGCATTTCGTTaacgcatttcatggcatgcatgagagaaagttacttggaaaaaaaaaaataaaagattagttaattACTTCATAACCTATCTagtacgaatttaacgaaatttcggcagcataacggcgtaaaacaagatttcccaaaaacatttcacacacaaacacctgatagacaacatatacatatatcacTGAGCATACATTAACAAATGAAACCACAAATAAACTATAATAAGTTATCAAAACTAGCACAAGCCACCAACAAAACATaccaccccacaaataagtccaattacagataaagtacaaagaatgagaaaagaaagaaatatataataagatcaacaatatggaaacaagtgagaagctggtgtagatggacgagctaagtcctcaaagatcatcatcatcgtccaatactattacTCAGTCCCTCCTAGGTCTCGAGCTAACATTGACTCGATGgttgtagtagtcaaacctcgagttcactagCTGTatatccctccgaagtcgggaaaaatctgctgaaatggcattggccgttgtatccaagtcctggcccaatctgaggaaggaactctctaaagtagcctgcctctctaagatgttttcctccctagaagcactctcatccagtcttcttagcagctgatcttgcccgtctttcaaggccctcatagcagacatcatgccctcaaaatcatatgtaTCACTCTCACGTGGTGGGGCTctgtgctgtgggcctgcagctctcgtGAAGTCAGGATTAGCACCCCTCGAGTCAAGAGGCTCTTCCTcaaggatatcctcatccacaaaatcctcctcctcgcaCTGAAGAACATaatcctcgtcctcctcactagactcctcctccatgggaacatcctccctatgggcattcctcctgtccctacctctctgagcccctgctctctgagctacatccatgagtgtgtggagacccatcctcaatagatttcccctgtcaaacttatccgctggagtcttcccctcctcactactcaggtccaccccaaagaactcaaagatcctggtgaggatcctaccatatgaaaaccctccatcctcggggtgtgaggtatggtgctccatcgtctttaGGATGACgcaaggcaagcacaagtgctcggtaCCTCTCTCTAAGGCcgtataaatgcagaaggctaagaaagTTACCATAAAGCCTACCTGGTTcaggtgacctcctctggggagcaaattgaactggaccaaacgggcaaacacacgaacctctgggtaaaatgacaTCTCGAAATCCGGATgctccctgctgccacagatggtctcatagatgtggtcctgtgtctccaaactcaagtatgggcccacgggcttactcttTGGAagactggagtcagcacctttattttctgtcatttacttttatgttgagagccggtagtcggcatgctttacttttttgagtactcacggtgggccttctccgacagccctatgggcgtatcgcgggatggagttcgcggctcgtacccggagtatacgtgcactgtggttgtagtagcactataccaaagacttagtaatgttgtttaggtggatgtgaNNNNNNNNNNNNNNNNNNNNATCAATGCAAAACTCTATCTCCCTATCTGGGGGCACACTATATAGATCTTCAGGAAATATGTCAGGAAATTCTCTTACTACTTCTAAGTCTTCTAGTGTTGCAGTCTTCTTGGTAGTATCCCTGACACATGCCAAATAGGCTTCACATCATTCTTCTAGTAATTTCTGAACTTGTATGGCAGAAATTAGTAATTTATTAGCCTTTTCTCTCCTATGCCCCTGAAATGTAATATCATCTCCATCCCTAGGTCTAAATAATATCTTCTTCTCTGCACAGAGTACACAAGCTCGGTATgctgacaaccagtccattctcAGTATAACATCTAAATCCTTTATatctatccaaatcaaatggGCTATCATATCTCGACCACATATCTGAATCACACATGGTTCATATACATCTTCCAAATCCACTATAAACCCAATGGGTGTACTAATCATCAACTTATGTGCTAGCTTTTTCGGTTCTATCCCCATTCTTATAGCAAAATGTGAAGATACAAAAGAACAAGATGGAccagaatcaaataatacaaatGCTAGTATTGTAGATACTAATATTGTACCTGTTACAACTCCAAGTGCAGTCTTAGCTTCCTCAACTGACAATGCAAATACCTTCCCAGCTACTTGTGGCTTCTTGGTGgatgcagatgaagaagtcatATTTGGCTTTCCTGGCTTTCTCTGGGGACAAAATCTGGCCAAGTGTCCTGGCTGTTGGCACACATAGCATTTTATGGATAGAGGCTAGGTAGTGGTGGTTGCTAGCCGGGACTAGGCAGATGCTTGTCCTGAGTCAGTCTTCCTAGGCACAATAGCAGTATATGTAGCTCCCTTTATAAACTTCCCAAATTGCCTTCCAGTTCCTGTTGCCTTGGCTTTCCTTGCTTCTAAATCTGATAGCCCTCTCTCTGCTTGTCTTCAATGGATTTGGCAATCTGAACCACTTCAGCATATGTCTGAAGCCGGTGTGCAATCAACACATCACCAATGCTAAATCTCAGCcctttctcaaatttcttagCTTTTGCTGTCATTCTTCATATGCTCAGGTGCAAAGAAATACAATGCCTCAAACTATTGCTGATACTCTAATACTAACCTGGGACCTTGTACCATTGCCATGAATTCAGATTCCTTCCTATCTCACACACTTATGGGAAAGTAATTCCCAAAAAAGACTTCTACAAACTAGTCCCAAGTGGGGTGTGAATATGTGGCTAACAGTATGCGTCTGGTAGCCTTCTACCATGCATGAGGTTCATTCTGTAACAGGTAAGTATCACACAAGATCTTCTGTTCGTCATTACAACCCAGAACTGAGAAAGCTTTCTCTACTCCTTCTATCCATTTGGCAGGACCCAATGGATCATGTGTCACCCCACTGAAATATGGAGGCCGATACTTCTGAAACTTTTCCATCAACTTGCTGATATCAATCCATACTTATTCTACTGGAGGGGTTCCTGGAGTCTGTTGCCCTGTAAGTGTTCCCATAGCTAGTGGTGCTTGGGATGTTTGTCCATTAATAGTCTGACCAGTGGCTGGAACTCCAAATGCAAACAAAGTGTTAAGAGCAAGAGCTATAGGGGCTGTTAAGGGTGGTGCCATAGATACATGGTTTGTAGGTGATTCCTTGGTGCATATGGCAGTGACCAATTCTTCAACCATTGCCCTTTGTTGCTGCATatttatctgtatggttcgctctagCCCTTCTTGTATCCCTTGCATCATATTACAATGGCTACAACATCCTGTGTTGTGATCACTGGTGGTGCAGGTGGTGGTGCAGGTGGTGGCATAGGTGTTGCTGCTGCAGAGGTGGATGCATGTATCGGTAAGGTCACCCCAGCTACAGTCTCCCTTCCTGCCTCATCCTCTACTGGCACAAAAGGGGTAGCTCTGGCAGCCCGACCCCTCTTCCTTGGTCGTAGCTCATACTAAGGTTGAGCACGTCTTGGTGGCATTTTTGGGAATTCCCTGTAAGATAAATAATTGATTAATTCCAAAAGGCTCAACACATATTTAGCAAGGATGAGTCACGCAACATGCTTCACATGAAATTAGTGTCTTGGTATTTGGCCAAGGGTGCACATACATTCATAGTATAAATACaatatttcatttcccttccttATTGGATATCTTTAACTACCACAAACAATGTTTCCctaaatttgatatttttatcctGAAGCTTTTACTTTATTAATCTTATGACACTGGATATCCTAAGGTCTTGTGGGTTATGATACTTTTTTCCAAGTCTTAGCTCTGATACAactctgtcacaccctgcctccaatAGACGCATTGGACACCTCACCGTATCCTGTCAGCCTATTTATCCAGAATCTAGACTAGGGAAGATCATAACACCATAATTACACTACGAAAGATTAGAgtttatatacatatacatagtCCAACAAAAATATCTTACATAAGCTCCAGTGTCAActaagtgataagatatatttacaattatcCAGATGAGAGTTACACACCTTATAAAAGGAGAATATTCACAGTTTACTCTATCCCAGTAGTAGACTATATACATCAGAGTATGCATCAACAGGAATATATATGTAAAATGACATAGGAATAGTCCATCATATTCCTCAGAAGAACTGGCCTCCATAGGCACAGTCATCACATTCACAGTCTAGTCTATGGTCGATTTCATCTTCTTAAAGATTGGCCAAGTTATCCATGACCACTATCTCATAATTAAGGTAAGAAGTGCAAAATACTGGGTTCAACCTCGACATCTAAAAAGAGTAAGTAGAAAAGGGTGACCACtggtaatgctcagtgagggatgggggAGTACAAAcacacacatccatatgcaatgaATGCTCCACACATAGAGAATAATGCTCATGAGTGCATTTAATTAACTATACAAAATTCCTAATCCATTACTAGGTCTCATTACCTATGGGTGTAAATACTACTAATGTAGGTGGCATACCCTACCCTATACATTGGGCCTCAGGTATACAAGTTACGCCACAGGTAGGAGCCAGCCAGTACTGGTACGGGTCCCGGGCCACACCGGCTAACCCTTAAAAGGTAACCCCATATCGTAAATATATTCACAAGCATACAGTACGTCATATCCTGTCTCACCTCCATAACTGATACCACACATCTCATCAgaagtgcactgctgatcaaGCAGCCACATAATTCAGGATTAAtccgtacctaaccccctacggacaagggctgtagcacttggggttgtgatacctaacccaacattctaaatgatgcacaGGCAATCAGTGCAATCACACATACAAATATGGGCACCTACACTTGACCCATCTCACCTGTCTTACCTTTCTCATTTCCATTCCATCCCATTCCATCACAATAgtaccatcaaagaataaatgcaagtaaatataaattttgttatgccatcatggttatTCGAAGAGAAATCTCCACGCCTTGAAGACTATTCCACAAATTtacaagcaaccagaattttgtttggaGATGGTCAAAGTTGCTAGTCATATGTTGTTGCCCCccatcactgcaaaattcgaggatgaattttttcaatatggggagaattgatgcagattaatcaccaaaagaggcttattttattaggaataagcctagggttgggttccatacatgttgggcctttgatcccatgtgttttgattgtattgggccacttttatgggtctaaaagaggggctctaagattgagtacgggattgcTAGTTTgttcattagtttcttttttagatggggttatttagtttctaatttcaatacctaattagtttctaatttcttatttcctagtttctatttttaattttagtaactagaggtCTTGGGTTTATttagttttctattttagtttttggaaactaaaggtagtttttatttcttgtaatcACCCCACCATTATTATAAGTAAAGgagagggctcccattaagccccatgaattttatgaacaaaaaagaTGTTGTTGTGTTTTCTCCTCTGGAgtgtttctttgtgtttgatcaaagaagaagggtttggtgtttgatccaagtgACTCCTTGTAGCGTGAAGTCTAGGAGGGTTGTGAgtgtgttttcttcttttctttcaagcCTATATTCAaattactactactactacaacCAGGTATTTATTGTTTAAAGTTTTCTGCCAAAATTCTCTGTAGAAGTACCATCGGCCCTGTCTGCTGTATCTGCTAGAAGTTTCTGTTAAGGATGAAATTCTGGTCGATTTTTCTCCTAGTCCCCACTAAAGATTGATCCATATATGGGCTGTTTCTGTGTAGCCATTAgtgagatattcaaaatctccatctTTTTGCTCTGTAGTGACTTTTTCAGAACAGGAACCAGAATCGATAGGTCTGGTTTGACTACCCTATTCCTGTGATCTTTTGTTATTGACTGTGGCTTGTTAATGTCATACACCTGTTGCTGGTTAGTCCTATTTGTGGGTATAATCTCTGCTTTCTGAAATTCcagattttgggtttgaaatttCTGGTTTACAAGGACTGCTGGACTCTTATTTCTGGATTGTTGTTTGTTGTCTAATGTTGGGTGATTATTGATTGTTCCTTGGTTTAAAAGCTCTTGTTGTTTGGGCCTAGTTTGAGctttcaaatctagtcctacattaccaGATTTGCCCGAGTTTGCTTTAGATTGGGCCTTTGGCCTTCGTACTAATTATTTGTTCCTTGATGAAGTGCAACTCTCTAGGGTCGAAATCAAGGTTGCTGCTGCTGAGAGGCAGGCTAAGGCCAAGCAGGATTGGCTACTGAGGTagcaggagaaggagaaggagaaggagaaagagaaagggaaggcTCCGGCTTTCGAACCCCCTACAAAGAAGAGGGATATGGTAGAGGATCCGACTCTGGAGGCTGTTCAGGCACTTACTGCTCCTAGGCGGGG from Macadamia integrifolia cultivar HAES 741 unplaced genomic scaffold, SCU_Mint_v3 scaffold558, whole genome shotgun sequence encodes the following:
- the LOC122069214 gene encoding uncharacterized protein LOC122069214, with the protein product MTSSSASTKKPQVAGKVFALSVEEAKTALGVVTGTILVSTILAFVLFDSGPSCSFVSSHFAIRMGIEPKKLAHKLMISTPIGFIVDLEDVYEPCVIQICGRDMIAHLIWIDIKDLDVILRMDWLSAYRACVLCAEKKILFRPRDGDDITFQGHRREKANKLLISAIQVQKLLEE